In Deltaproteobacteria bacterium, the following proteins share a genomic window:
- a CDS encoding gas vesicle protein GvpG, with protein sequence MFLIDDILLSPLHGVLWVAREVDKAAQEELANESGTIKADLSELYLMLETGRITEEEFDAREKVMLDRLDAISERLVTGEVEEQDIEDEEQDKEDE encoded by the coding sequence ATGTTCCTCATCGACGACATCCTGCTCTCTCCCCTTCATGGAGTCCTCTGGGTCGCCCGTGAAGTGGACAAGGCTGCACAGGAGGAACTCGCCAACGAATCCGGGACGATCAAAGCCGATTTGAGCGAGCTCTACCTGATGTTGGAGACGGGGCGAATTACAGAGGAGGAGTTCGACGCACGGGAGAAGGTGATGTTGGACCGACTCGACGCGATCTCGGAACGGTTGGTCACAGGCGAGGTTGAAGAGCAAGACATAGAGGATGAAGAGCAAGACAAAGAGGATGAATGA
- a CDS encoding gas vesicle protein has translation MPLIDPGPAEHISLCETLDRVLNKGVVIHGDLTISVANVDLIYLGLRLLLSSIETAHETGILRFGARSQAQMHVEMQR, from the coding sequence TTGCCCCTCATCGACCCGGGGCCCGCTGAGCACATCTCCCTCTGCGAAACACTGGATCGCGTGCTCAACAAAGGGGTTGTCATTCATGGCGACCTGACGATTTCCGTCGCCAACGTGGACCTGATCTACCTGGGGCTGCGTCTCTTGCTGTCCTCCATCGAAACGGCGCACGAGACGGGGATTCTCCGCTTCGGCGCGAGGAGTCAGGCGCAAATGCACGTCGAGATGCAACGGTGA
- a CDS encoding gas vesicle protein K gives MSSRPLERRHLELDPDDVKNGLGQLVLTLVKLLHELLEKQAIRRMESGSLTEEQIDRLGFTLMRQAEEIGRLRKEFGLQEEDLNLDLGPLGRLL, from the coding sequence ATATCGTCGCGTCCTCTGGAGCGCCGGCATCTGGAACTCGACCCGGACGATGTCAAGAACGGCCTCGGTCAGCTCGTACTGACCCTCGTCAAACTGCTCCACGAACTCCTGGAAAAGCAGGCCATCCGCCGCATGGAATCGGGTTCGCTCACGGAGGAGCAGATCGATCGGCTTGGGTTCACGCTCATGCGTCAGGCCGAAGAGATCGGGCGGTTGCGCAAGGAGTTTGGCCTGCAGGAAGAAGATCTCAACCTTGATCTCGGCCCCCTTGGGAGACTCCTTTAA
- a CDS encoding gas vesicle protein translates to MQPKQAMQHALASSSLADILERVLDKGVVIAGDIKVKLVDIELLTIQIRLVICSVDKAVEMGMDWWKTDPAWSRDRKDGNGDLENLKERLSQMEQKLERTRAGAE, encoded by the coding sequence ATGCAGCCGAAACAGGCCATGCAGCATGCACTCGCAAGCTCTTCACTGGCGGACATCCTGGAGCGCGTTCTGGACAAAGGGGTCGTGATCGCCGGCGACATCAAGGTGAAGCTTGTGGATATCGAGCTTCTGACGATCCAGATCCGACTGGTGATCTGCTCCGTAGACAAAGCGGTGGAGATGGGGATGGATTGGTGGAAAACGGATCCCGCCTGGTCACGGGACAGGAAAGACGGGAACGGCGACCTGGAGAACCTGAAAGAACGGCTCTCGCAGATGGAACAAAAGCTTGAGAGAACACGTGCAGGTGCCGAGTGA
- a CDS encoding GAF domain-containing protein, with product MCRQDITERKRAEELLARYKRELSVFHTFGNASVKSLDLQETLANILSAAIEVLQADGVGVFLLEPDGETMVLCIHHGFSEDFVQGVRRIRLGEGASGLAAAAGRPVVVDISEYPTKRLSPYLVQEGLRTIASTPLVVGGTLLGTLNLAWRTPGLFPPEELDLLDAVGRMIGQAVRNAKLYENLQGEIAGRIEAEKQISKGLKLIVALHEIDLKIIEGANVRDTFERVCDAVVEMGYPMCWVGLAQPDKTVLPVAGRGIPMEDLSAPGIRWDDSPLGQGPSGIAVRTGSPVVCRDIQEDARFVPWRHWILRLGCRTLASLPLTSGGGDVLGVLHVYSDRGDAFTEEDVSALETVAQQCTVALLNSQRLEALRDAHQRLSFHVNRMPLAYIVWDQDFRVVEWNPAAERIFGWKPDEALGKHPYGFIVPPEEQPHIERVWSKLFEGDESSFSINPNIRKDGKKVTCEWFSTPLRDASGNVSGVLSMVHDITEKTQLERQLQTAQRMEAVGTLAGGIAHDFNNALTGILGYGELLRARIAGDPKALSDLDEISRAAERAATLTRQLLTFARRQVVEPVNLDLRDVVKDLMRFFAKVAGEQIEVKTFLAADTPTIRADRGQIEQVLMNLIVNARDAMAGGGQLLVETGGVILEEEYIQEHQYVKKGRYALLVVSDTGIGMDQATRERAFEPFFTTKAPGKGTGLGLSVVYGIVKQHDGFIHVYSEPGKGSTIKIYFPAIEAPPDVKIPVKTEPIRGGSETILLVEDEESIRTLAGRILKDIGYTVLPACNGEEAIDLFRQHREKIALAVLDVVMPRMGGKEAFEVMRKENPGLKAIFMSGYSMNAIHEAFVIRPDTPFLGKPFVSTVLARKVREVLDG from the coding sequence ATGTGCAGACAGGACATCACCGAACGGAAGCGAGCGGAGGAGCTGCTTGCCCGCTACAAAAGGGAACTCTCCGTCTTCCACACCTTCGGGAACGCCAGTGTGAAATCGCTGGACCTGCAGGAAACACTCGCGAACATCCTTTCAGCGGCGATCGAGGTTCTCCAGGCGGACGGAGTTGGGGTTTTCCTCCTCGAGCCCGACGGAGAGACGATGGTGTTGTGCATTCACCATGGTTTCTCCGAGGACTTTGTCCAGGGTGTGCGGCGAATCCGGCTTGGCGAAGGGGCATCCGGCCTGGCGGCGGCGGCAGGGCGACCGGTTGTCGTTGATATCTCGGAGTACCCCACGAAGCGGCTGTCCCCATATCTCGTCCAGGAGGGGCTGAGGACCATAGCGAGCACACCCTTGGTTGTCGGGGGCACTCTGCTCGGCACATTGAACCTGGCGTGGCGGACCCCCGGCCTCTTCCCGCCCGAAGAGTTGGACTTGCTCGACGCTGTGGGTCGGATGATTGGGCAGGCAGTCAGGAATGCAAAACTTTACGAGAATTTGCAAGGAGAGATCGCCGGGCGAATTGAGGCGGAGAAGCAGATCAGCAAGGGGCTCAAGTTGATTGTGGCCCTCCATGAGATCGACCTGAAGATCATCGAGGGGGCGAACGTCAGGGATACGTTTGAGAGAGTCTGCGACGCGGTCGTCGAGATGGGGTACCCGATGTGCTGGGTGGGTCTGGCCCAACCCGACAAGACCGTCCTGCCCGTGGCCGGACGAGGAATTCCGATGGAGGACCTGTCTGCGCCTGGCATCCGGTGGGACGACTCTCCCCTGGGACAAGGTCCCTCGGGAATCGCGGTCCGGACCGGAAGCCCCGTTGTCTGCCGGGACATCCAGGAGGACGCCCGGTTTGTCCCCTGGCGTCACTGGATCCTACGCCTTGGCTGTCGCACGTTGGCCTCGCTTCCCCTGACCTCAGGGGGGGGCGACGTGCTCGGGGTCCTGCACGTTTACAGCGACCGTGGGGACGCCTTCACCGAGGAGGACGTCTCCGCCCTCGAAACCGTCGCCCAACAGTGCACAGTGGCCCTCCTGAACTCCCAACGGCTTGAGGCCCTCCGCGATGCCCACCAACGGCTGTCTTTCCACGTGAACCGGATGCCGCTGGCCTACATCGTGTGGGACCAGGATTTCCGCGTGGTGGAGTGGAACCCGGCGGCCGAACGTATTTTCGGCTGGAAGCCGGACGAGGCGTTAGGAAAGCACCCCTACGGATTCATCGTTCCCCCGGAGGAACAGCCTCATATCGAACGCGTCTGGTCGAAGCTGTTCGAGGGCGACGAATCGAGTTTCTCGATCAACCCCAATATCCGTAAGGATGGGAAAAAAGTCACTTGCGAATGGTTCAGCACTCCTTTGCGCGATGCGTCGGGAAACGTTTCCGGCGTCTTGTCGATGGTCCACGACATTACGGAGAAGACCCAGTTGGAACGGCAACTCCAGACGGCCCAGAGAATGGAGGCGGTGGGAACCCTCGCCGGAGGGATCGCGCATGACTTCAACAACGCCCTGACTGGAATCCTGGGGTATGGCGAGTTATTGCGGGCGCGGATTGCCGGCGACCCGAAGGCGCTGTCGGACCTGGATGAAATCTCTCGCGCCGCGGAGCGGGCCGCAACATTGACGCGGCAATTGTTGACCTTTGCCCGCCGCCAGGTGGTCGAACCGGTCAACCTGGATCTGCGCGACGTTGTGAAAGATCTGATGAGGTTCTTTGCGAAGGTGGCCGGGGAACAGATAGAGGTCAAGACCTTCCTGGCCGCGGACACCCCGACCATCCGGGCCGACCGGGGGCAGATCGAGCAGGTCCTCATGAACTTGATCGTAAACGCCAGGGATGCGATGGCCGGAGGGGGGCAGCTCCTTGTGGAGACCGGTGGGGTGATCCTGGAGGAGGAATATATTCAGGAACACCAGTACGTGAAAAAGGGGCGCTACGCCCTGCTTGTGGTTTCCGACACGGGGATCGGAATGGACCAAGCAACCCGGGAGCGGGCGTTCGAGCCCTTCTTCACGACGAAGGCGCCGGGCAAGGGAACGGGGTTGGGCCTTTCGGTGGTATACGGGATCGTGAAGCAGCACGACGGGTTCATTCACGTGTACAGCGAGCCGGGGAAGGGGTCGACCATCAAGATCTACTTTCCCGCGATCGAGGCTCCGCCGGACGTTAAGATTCCAGTAAAGACGGAACCGATCCGGGGAGGGAGCGAGACCATCCTCCTGGTGGAAGATGAGGAATCGATCCGGACGCTCGCGGGGCGCATCCTGAAGGACATCGGGTATACCGTGCTCCCGGCTTGCAACGGGGAAGAGGCCATCGATTTGTTCCGGCAACACAGGGAGAAAATCGCCTTGGCTGTTCTGGACGTGGTCATGCCGAGGATGGGGGGAAAGGAGGCGTTCGAGGTGATGCGGAAGGAGAACCCCGGACTGAAGGCGATCTTCATGAGCGGGTATTCGATGAATGCGATCCACGAGGCCTTCGTTATCCGGCCGGACACTCCGTTCTTGGGGAAGCCGTTTGTCTCCACCGTCTTGGCGAGGAAAGTGCGGGAAGTGCTGGACGGGTAG
- a CDS encoding sigma-54 dependent transcriptional regulator, whose translation MRTRPAQILIVDDDPEVRWALRSLVEQEGMEALESCHGEDALKIVRLQSPDVVLLDIRMPDIDGFEVLGRLRKMDGDLPVIMITSFGSIKDAVRTVKSGACDYLTKPFENELVLLTIRRALKERQLKRRLRVVDTHAEEHLSLQEMMGRSQAICNLEAEVILVAPTDFTVLVTGETGTGKELVARAIHASSHRVSGRMVTVNCGAIPETLIESELFGHEKGAFTGADRTTRGKFEAASSGTLFLDEISSLPLSMQSRLLRVLQERRFYAVGGTKEIKADARIIAATNMDLFTANPAIFRPDLFHRLSGYVLHVPSLRSRKEDSIFLSKRFLDLANQELGKSIRGFTETAVATLLAYDWPGNVRELRNVIRKAVLVADDVIDARHLGALRRNGVGIPVRESLCRVDAGNISLRDIVRRSTIVVEREVITQVLRNALGNKAKAARLLKIDYKTMLTKLKEYMISEKGDGDGRQEREKRDT comes from the coding sequence ATGAGGACAAGACCTGCTCAGATCCTGATCGTGGATGACGACCCGGAAGTTCGCTGGGCGCTCCGTTCGCTGGTGGAGCAGGAGGGTATGGAAGCGCTCGAATCCTGCCACGGCGAGGACGCGCTCAAGATCGTCAGGTTGCAATCCCCTGATGTGGTGCTGCTCGATATTCGCATGCCGGACATCGACGGATTCGAGGTGTTGGGTCGATTGCGGAAGATGGATGGAGACCTGCCGGTGATCATGATTACCTCTTTCGGCAGCATCAAAGACGCCGTGCGGACGGTGAAATCCGGGGCCTGTGACTACCTGACCAAACCCTTTGAAAACGAGCTCGTGCTCCTGACCATTCGCAGGGCCCTGAAAGAGCGCCAATTGAAGCGAAGGCTGAGAGTCGTGGACACCCACGCGGAGGAACACCTTTCTCTGCAGGAGATGATGGGTCGGAGTCAGGCGATTTGCAACCTGGAGGCCGAGGTTATCCTGGTAGCCCCCACTGATTTCACCGTCCTCGTGACCGGCGAGACGGGGACTGGAAAAGAACTCGTTGCGCGGGCCATCCACGCGTCGAGTCACCGCGTTTCCGGCAGGATGGTCACCGTGAACTGTGGAGCCATCCCCGAAACCCTCATCGAAAGTGAACTGTTCGGCCACGAAAAGGGGGCTTTTACCGGCGCGGATCGAACCACACGAGGAAAGTTCGAGGCGGCTTCTTCGGGAACCCTCTTCCTCGACGAGATCTCCAGCCTGCCGCTCTCCATGCAGAGCAGGTTGCTCAGGGTTCTCCAGGAACGGCGATTCTACGCCGTCGGCGGAACGAAAGAAATCAAAGCCGATGCGAGGATCATCGCGGCGACCAACATGGATCTCTTTACCGCGAACCCGGCCATCTTCCGGCCCGATCTTTTCCACCGCTTGAGCGGGTATGTCCTCCATGTACCTTCCTTGCGCTCACGCAAGGAAGACAGCATCTTCCTCTCCAAGCGATTCCTCGATTTGGCCAATCAGGAACTCGGGAAGTCCATCCGGGGGTTCACGGAGACGGCCGTTGCCACCCTCCTGGCATACGACTGGCCGGGAAATGTCCGGGAATTGCGCAACGTTATTCGCAAGGCCGTGCTCGTGGCGGATGACGTGATCGACGCCAGACACCTGGGTGCCTTGCGAAGGAACGGCGTGGGGATACCGGTAAGGGAATCGCTTTGTAGGGTCGACGCCGGCAATATTTCCTTGAGGGATATCGTGCGCCGCAGCACGATCGTGGTGGAACGGGAAGTGATCACACAAGTGTTGCGGAATGCTCTTGGGAACAAGGCGAAGGCAGCCCGGCTCCTCAAAATCGACTACAAGACGATGCTGACAAAATTAAAGGAGTACATGATTTCGGAGAAGGGGGATGGCGATGGCCGGCAAGAAAGGGAAAAACGTGACACATGA
- a CDS encoding Hsp20/alpha crystallin family protein, which yields MAGKKGKNVTHETETSFGAGLGGIMKGLGDLVEKLGELAEKGEELSKTGEIQGKKGVKGVYGFTMKVGLGDQGVKVEPFGNVRTDKTTGQAEVQEIREPMVDIFEEKGFVLVVAEMPGIGSKDVRIDLRDDVLAISAVKGDKKYGKEILLPGNFSPEKMTVSCNNGVVEVKLLR from the coding sequence ATGGCCGGCAAGAAAGGGAAAAACGTGACACATGAAACGGAAACGAGCTTTGGCGCGGGTCTCGGTGGGATCATGAAGGGCCTTGGCGACTTGGTGGAAAAGCTGGGGGAGCTTGCGGAAAAGGGGGAAGAACTTTCGAAAACCGGCGAGATTCAAGGCAAGAAGGGCGTGAAAGGCGTGTATGGTTTTACCATGAAAGTCGGTTTGGGAGACCAGGGGGTCAAGGTCGAACCGTTCGGAAATGTTCGAACGGACAAGACAACCGGTCAGGCCGAAGTGCAGGAAATCCGTGAACCGATGGTGGATATCTTTGAAGAGAAAGGGTTTGTTCTGGTTGTCGCGGAGATGCCAGGAATAGGGTCCAAGGATGTCAGGATCGATCTCAGGGATGACGTCCTTGCGATTTCCGCAGTGAAGGGCGACAAGAAATACGGAAAGGAAATCCTGCTTCCGGGGAATTTTTCGCCGGAGAAGATGACGGTCTCTTGCAACAACGGCGTTGTTGAGGTCAAGCTTTTGCGCTAA
- a CDS encoding CDC48 family AAA ATPase: protein MEMTDAPTLTLRVTEALNKDVGRALVRIDPDDLARLQVNIGDLVEITGKRKTVGKVMPSYKEQRGQARIQMDGLIRENAGVALDESVSIRRITAPPAGRVVIAPITITPADRDLKYIGSRLDGLPVVDGDRIRAILFGTRSADFKVENTVPAGPVVINPTTQLVIGKAKEEERARGVSYEDIGGLKPQLQRIREMIELPLRYPEIFERLGIDAPKGVLLYGPPGCGKTLIARAIANETEAKFFTVSGPEIIHKFYGESEAHLRKIFEEASSKGPSIVFIDEIDAIAPHREKVVGDVEKRVVAQLLALMDGLKRRGNIIVIAATNLPNALDPALRRPGRFDREIVIPIPDRNGRLEILEIYSRGMPLASDVDMAHLAAITHGFVGADLEALCREAAMSCLRTIMSGIDFSLTAIPYEQLGRLEVGMEHFLLAFSEVEPSAIREVFVEVPDVRWDDIGGLGEVKERLLEAVEWPLKYPRLFEKAGVRPPKGILLSGPPGCGKTMLAKAIATESQVNFISVKGPALLSRYVGESEQAVRDVFHKARQAAPCIVFFDEMDALVPVRSAGATDSHVAERVLSQFLAEMDGVEELRGVLVLGATNRSDLLDPAMLRPGRFDVLVDIPLPEERERRDIFSVHLRGKPTSPKIDAAGLAARTEGFSGADIAGVCQRAAMEALRRVVAAAEGGPPDEASLRIEPSDFDVLLAEVKSDDLRRGGLTRRFT from the coding sequence ATGGAAATGACGGACGCTCCAACGCTCACGCTTCGGGTGACCGAAGCGCTAAACAAGGATGTGGGGCGGGCGCTCGTCCGGATCGATCCGGACGACCTTGCCCGGCTGCAGGTGAATATCGGGGATCTGGTGGAAATCACCGGCAAGCGGAAAACGGTAGGTAAGGTAATGCCGTCCTATAAGGAGCAGCGGGGACAGGCCCGCATACAAATGGACGGGCTGATTCGAGAGAATGCCGGTGTTGCCCTTGATGAATCCGTATCGATACGCCGGATTACCGCCCCCCCGGCCGGTCGCGTGGTGATTGCCCCGATAACGATCACGCCGGCGGATCGGGACCTGAAGTACATCGGCAGCCGCCTGGACGGTTTGCCCGTGGTGGACGGAGACAGGATCCGGGCGATCCTTTTCGGCACGCGTTCCGCGGACTTCAAGGTGGAAAACACCGTTCCCGCCGGGCCTGTGGTGATCAACCCGACGACGCAGTTGGTGATCGGCAAGGCCAAGGAAGAAGAGCGGGCGCGCGGGGTTTCCTACGAGGACATCGGGGGGCTCAAGCCGCAATTGCAGCGGATCCGCGAGATGATCGAGCTTCCCCTCCGGTATCCGGAAATATTCGAGCGCCTGGGAATTGATGCGCCGAAAGGCGTGCTGCTGTACGGCCCCCCGGGCTGCGGGAAGACACTCATTGCACGGGCCATCGCCAACGAGACGGAGGCAAAATTCTTCACGGTCAGCGGCCCGGAGATCATCCACAAGTTTTACGGGGAGAGCGAAGCGCACCTGCGGAAGATCTTCGAGGAAGCCTCCAGTAAGGGGCCGAGCATCGTTTTTATCGACGAGATCGACGCCATCGCGCCGCATCGCGAGAAGGTCGTCGGTGACGTGGAAAAGCGGGTAGTGGCGCAACTGCTTGCCCTGATGGATGGGCTGAAACGGCGGGGCAACATCATCGTCATCGCGGCGACGAACCTCCCGAATGCCCTGGATCCCGCGCTACGCCGCCCGGGTCGTTTCGACCGGGAGATCGTCATCCCGATCCCGGACCGAAACGGCCGGCTGGAGATCCTGGAGATCTACAGTCGGGGGATGCCGCTCGCCAGTGACGTAGATATGGCGCACCTGGCGGCCATCACCCACGGTTTTGTCGGCGCCGACCTCGAGGCGCTGTGCCGTGAGGCGGCGATGAGCTGCCTGCGCACCATCATGTCCGGCATCGATTTTTCCCTGACGGCGATTCCCTATGAGCAACTCGGCCGGCTTGAGGTGGGCATGGAGCATTTCCTGCTTGCCTTCAGTGAGGTGGAACCCTCCGCCATTCGGGAGGTGTTTGTCGAGGTCCCGGATGTACGCTGGGACGACATCGGCGGGCTCGGTGAGGTGAAGGAACGCCTCCTGGAGGCGGTAGAGTGGCCTCTCAAGTATCCTCGCCTGTTTGAAAAGGCGGGAGTCAGGCCGCCGAAGGGCATCCTGCTTTCGGGTCCGCCGGGATGCGGGAAGACCATGCTGGCCAAGGCGATTGCCACGGAAAGCCAGGTCAACTTCATCTCCGTCAAGGGGCCGGCGCTGCTTTCCAGGTATGTCGGGGAGTCCGAACAGGCGGTTCGCGACGTTTTCCACAAGGCCCGCCAGGCCGCCCCCTGCATCGTTTTTTTCGATGAAATGGACGCTCTGGTACCGGTGAGAAGCGCGGGCGCGACGGATTCCCACGTTGCGGAACGCGTGCTGAGCCAGTTCCTGGCGGAAATGGATGGAGTGGAGGAATTACGGGGCGTTCTGGTGCTGGGGGCGACGAACCGGAGCGACTTGCTCGACCCCGCGATGCTCCGCCCCGGACGATTTGACGTCCTGGTAGACATCCCCCTGCCCGAGGAACGGGAACGCCGCGACATCTTCTCTGTCCACCTCCGCGGCAAGCCCACGTCTCCCAAGATCGACGCCGCCGGACTTGCCGCTCGCACGGAAGGTTTCAGCGGGGCGGACATAGCGGGGGTGTGCCAGCGAGCTGCCATGGAGGCTTTGCGGAGGGTTGTGGCCGCCGCCGAGGGAGGTCCACCGGACGAGGCGAGCCTGAGAATCGAGCCTTCGGACTTCGATGTTCTCTTGGCCGAGGTCAAGAGCGACGATCTGCGAAGGGGAGGCTTGACGAGGCGGTTCACATGA
- a CDS encoding GvpL/GvpF family gas vesicle protein yields the protein MNQEPTGLPGSAAEGVYLFCFACPAAIPAIGGPGLEDTRAVSCEVAGVVAVVTPVNVEEFCGPASEANLRDLAWMAPRAFHHEMVIERVMRSSPVLPARFGTLFASPESLACFLARHHLAITRFLESIAGQEEWAVKGFLERSKAENRLLEADDRFLKLPSSPGSRYMQLQRLRAEAGRAVASWAKTVVQDIGKELEREAADVRTVKPRVLDAPENLFEGIANWAFLLRRETVEHFRERVEQVGARYREWGVHLEVSGPWPPYNFCPSLGDDEESDSSRSEMPD from the coding sequence ATGAATCAAGAGCCGACGGGCTTGCCCGGCAGCGCCGCGGAGGGAGTTTATCTCTTCTGTTTCGCCTGTCCCGCGGCCATCCCCGCCATTGGCGGTCCGGGCCTGGAGGACACCAGAGCCGTGTCCTGTGAAGTCGCAGGCGTCGTCGCCGTGGTTACGCCGGTGAATGTGGAAGAGTTTTGCGGGCCGGCATCCGAGGCCAATCTGCGCGACCTTGCGTGGATGGCCCCGAGAGCTTTCCATCACGAAATGGTGATCGAACGGGTGATGCGCAGCTCCCCGGTCCTCCCGGCACGTTTCGGGACCCTCTTTGCCTCCCCGGAAAGCCTGGCGTGCTTCCTTGCACGACACCACCTTGCGATCACCCGCTTCCTGGAATCAATTGCCGGCCAGGAAGAATGGGCAGTCAAGGGGTTCCTGGAGCGGTCCAAGGCGGAAAATCGCCTGCTCGAAGCCGACGATCGTTTTTTGAAGCTCCCGTCATCTCCGGGCAGCCGCTACATGCAACTCCAGCGGTTGCGGGCGGAAGCCGGCAGAGCGGTGGCGTCATGGGCGAAAACGGTGGTGCAGGACATCGGGAAGGAACTGGAACGCGAGGCGGCCGATGTGCGCACGGTGAAGCCCCGTGTCCTTGACGCCCCGGAAAATCTGTTCGAAGGGATCGCCAACTGGGCTTTCCTGCTCCGCCGTGAGACCGTGGAACACTTCCGCGAGCGGGTGGAGCAGGTCGGCGCCCGGTACCGGGAGTGGGGTGTGCATCTGGAAGTCTCCGGGCCTTGGCCGCCCTACAACTTTTGTCCGTCCCTGGGCGATGACGAGGAATCGGACTCTTCCCGCTCGGAGATGCCTGATTGA
- a CDS encoding GvpL/GvpF family gas vesicle protein — MRGASLLVYCVCETPREPPPAEIRGVDGQPVYLIDDDGLCVVVSPLPQPAGAGAPDVSRILAFEKVVEVFHRARAVLPFRFGCVLEDEMRAREALRARRGEYQAFLGRLNGCVEMGVRLLLPWKDRAPSGDGPGPHSAADGAAPAGTSPGIRYLHARRARYQEEERLALEEEEDETVERCRTAFTGLYVDFRSELSRIRGPGVRMASLAFLVKRDREEAFREAFRVLSRKEGTKILLSGPWPPYNFVTGEAGEK; from the coding sequence TTGAGAGGAGCATCCCTCCTCGTCTACTGCGTCTGTGAAACACCACGGGAACCGCCGCCCGCGGAGATTCGCGGCGTCGATGGCCAGCCGGTATATCTCATCGACGACGATGGGCTCTGCGTCGTGGTCTCCCCTCTCCCGCAGCCGGCGGGCGCCGGTGCCCCCGATGTTTCGCGCATCCTGGCCTTTGAAAAGGTGGTGGAGGTGTTTCACCGCGCCCGCGCTGTCCTGCCGTTCCGTTTCGGATGCGTGCTGGAGGACGAGATGCGCGCGAGGGAGGCGCTTCGCGCACGCCGCGGGGAATACCAAGCCTTTCTGGGGCGCCTGAACGGATGCGTCGAGATGGGCGTGCGTTTGCTCCTGCCCTGGAAAGACAGGGCGCCGTCCGGCGATGGTCCGGGCCCGCATTCCGCGGCCGACGGCGCCGCGCCGGCCGGCACGTCACCGGGCATACGTTACCTGCATGCCCGGAGGGCCCGGTACCAGGAGGAAGAGCGCTTGGCCCTTGAGGAAGAGGAAGATGAAACGGTCGAGAGGTGCCGGACTGCCTTCACCGGGCTCTACGTGGATTTTCGATCGGAGCTGTCACGCATTCGAGGACCGGGCGTACGGATGGCCTCCCTGGCGTTCCTGGTGAAGAGGGATCGAGAGGAGGCCTTCCGGGAGGCGTTTCGGGTTCTCTCCCGGAAGGAAGGAACGAAGATCCTCTTAAGCGGCCCTTGGCCCCCTTACAACTTTGTCACGGGGGAGGCGGGGGAGAAATGA